In Carya illinoinensis cultivar Pawnee chromosome 9, C.illinoinensisPawnee_v1, whole genome shotgun sequence, the following are encoded in one genomic region:
- the LOC122277518 gene encoding 3-deoxy-manno-octulosonate cytidylyltransferase, mitochondrial-like, which yields MSPTSTTSSATSSSSGSNSTTSSWLMQGPLAGAAIAASAGAYAVISALRSARFRSQVIGIIPARFASSRFQGKPLVPILGKPMIQRTWERAKLATTLNKLVVATDDERIAEICQGFGADVIMTSESCQNGTERCNEALQYLRKKFDIVVNIQGDEPLLEPEIIDGVVKALQASPDAVFSTAVTSLKPEDASDPNRVKCVMDAHGYAIYFSRGLIPYNKSGSVNPQYPYLLHLGIQSYDAQFLKIYPELPPTPLQLEEDLEQLKVLENGYKMKVIKVDHDAHGVDTPEDVNKIESLMRERNLS from the exons ATGAGTCCCACATCGACCACCTCCTCTGCCACTTCCTCTTCCTCAGGCTCCAACAGCACCACCAGTTCATGGCTCATGCAGGGCCCACTGGCCGGAGCTGCCATTGCGGCCTCGGCTGGAGCTTACGCGGTGATTTCTGCGCTCAGATCCGCGAGATTTCGGAGCCAGGTGATTGGAATCATCCCGGCTCGCTTCGCTTCCTCCAGATTCCAAGGCAAACCACTGGTCCCAATCCTCGGAAAACCCATGATTCAG AGAACATGGGAAAGAGCAAAACTTGCAACCACATTAAACAAACTTG TTGTGGCCACCGATGATGAGAGGATTGCAGAAATCTGTCAAGGATTTGGAGCTGATGTGATAATGACATCAGAATCTTGCCAAAATG GAACTGAACGATGCAATGAAGCACTTCAATATCTTCGGAAGAAATTTGACATTGTTGTTAACATTCAGGGGGATGAGCCTCTTTTAGAGCCTGAGATAATAGATGGGGTTGTCAAAGCTCTGCAG GCATCCCCAGATGCTGTGTTCAGCACTGCAGTTACATCCCTGAAACCAGAAGATGCATCTGATCCAAATCGTGTGAAATGTGTGATGGACGCTCATGGATATGCAATCTATTTTTCAAGGGGTCTGATCCCGTATAACAA GTCAGGGAGTGTCAATCCACAATACCCATATTTGCTTCATCTTGGTATCCAG AGCTATGACGCACAGTTTTTGAAGATATATCCAGAGCTTCCACCTACTCCACTGCAACTAGAAGAAGATTTAGAGCAGCTCAAAGTCCTTGAGAATGGATATAAGATGAAG GTGATCAAGGTCGACCATGATGCTCATGGTGTCGATACACCAGAAGATGTGAACAAGATAGAATCTTTGATGCGGGAACGAAATCTATCCTAA
- the LOC122277517 gene encoding LOW QUALITY PROTEIN: pentatricopeptide repeat-containing protein At2g33760 (The sequence of the model RefSeq protein was modified relative to this genomic sequence to represent the inferred CDS: deleted 1 base in 1 codon): protein MADFHGSQTTRKSANRPSTRRITSHSPTYQAVLRAGPRVRPLQQAHAQIVVLGKHCNLALLTKLLTLACAAGSITYTRRLFLTVSKPDSFLFNSLIKGSSKFGFPYDAVWFYNRMLLADISPSNYTFTSVIKACADLSALRLGRSIHSHVLICGYGSDSYVQAALVAFYAKSSELSVARRLFDRIPEKTIVAWNSMISGYDQNGFSREAIGLFYQMRELGVEPDSSTFVSVLSACAQLGAIGLGCRVHDYVVSNGFDVNVVLGTSLINMYCRCGNVIKARNVFDLMSERNVIAWTAMISGYGIHGYGREAMELFGQMQTRGPRPNNITFVAVLSACAHAGLIQEGRRAFADMKQEYGLVPGVEHHVCMVDMLGRAGLLNEAYQFVKELNPGELTPAVWTAMLGACKMHKKFDLGVQVAEHLLAVEPENPGHYVMLSNIYALAGKMDRVELVRNMMIRRGLKKQVGYSTVEVDQKTYLFSMGDKSHPETDEIYRYLDDLMLRCREAGYVPASESVMHEVEEEEREYALRYHSEKLAIAFGLLKTSLGMVITVVKNLRMCEDCHSAIKYISVVCNREIVVRDKLRFHHFNNGSCSCLDYW, encoded by the exons ATGGCAGATTTTCATGGAAGCCAAACAACGAGGAAATCAGCAAATCGACCTTCAACACGGAGAATCACA TCTCACTCTCCAACCTACCAAGCTGTTCTAAGAGCAGGCCCACGTGTCAGACCCCTCCAACAAGCCCACGCCCAGATCGTTGTGTTAGGCAAGCACTGCAACCTAGCCCTTCTCACCAAACTTCTCACGCTGGCTTGCGCCGCGGGTTCAATAACCTACACTCGCCGGCTCTTCCTCACAGTCTCAAAGCCTGACTCCTTTCTCTTCAATTCGCTCATCAAAGGCTCCTCCAAGTTTGGATTCCCATACGACGCCGTCTGGTTCTACAACCGAATGCTCCTTGCGGATATTTCGCCGTCAAATTATACTTTCACGTCCGTGATCAAAGCGTGCGCGGATCTCTCTGCATTGAGACTTGGCAGAAGCATTCATTCTCATGTTTTGATTTGTGGATATGGCTCAGATTCATATGTTCAGGCTGCACTTGTTGCGTTCTATGCGAAGTCCAGTGAATTAAGTGTCGCCCGCAGACTGTTTGATAGAATTCCGGAAAAAACGATTGTCGCTTGGAATTCCATGATTTCGGGGTACGACCAAAATGGGTTCTCAAGGGAAGCGATTGGCTTGTTTTATCAGATGCGAGAGTTGGGTGTTGAGCCAGACTCCTCAACGTTTGTGAGTGTATTGTCGGCTTGTGCTCAGTTGGGAGCAATTGGTTTGGGATGTAGGGTGCATGATTATGTTGTCAGTAATGGCTTTGATGTCAATGTGGTTCTTGGTACTTCTTTGATTAATATGTATTGTAGATGTGGGAATGTGATCAAAGCGCGAAATGTTTTTGATTTGATGAGTGAACGGAATGTAATTGCTTGGACGGCTATGATTTCCGGATATGGAATTCATGGTTATGGTAGAGAAGCAATGGAGCTCTTTGGACAAATGCAAACTCGAGGTCCACGTCCTAACAATATCACGTTTGTTGCTGTATTGTCTGCATGTGCCCATGCAGGGCTCATTCAGGAAGGGCGCCGTGCCTTTGCAGACATGAAGCAAGAGTATGGCTTGGTGCCTGGAGTGGAACATCATGTTTGCATGGTTGATATGCTTGGGAGGGCTGGACTTCTCAATGAAGCTTATCAATTTGTCAAAGAATTGAATCCGGGGGAGCTGACTCCAGCAGTTTGGACTGCAATGCTTGGGGCATGCAAGATGCATAAGAAGTTTGATCTCGGAGTGCAAGTTGCTGAGCATCTCTTAGCTGTAGAACCTGAAAATCCGGGTCATTATGTCATGCTTTCAAATATTTATGCATTGGCTGGTAAGATGGATCGAGTAGAATTGGTTAGAAACATGATGATCAGAAGAGGCCTAAAGAAACAAGTTGGCTATAGCACAGTAGAGGTTGACCAGAAGACTTACTTGTTCAGCATGGGTGACAAGTCCCACCCCGAGACAGATGAGATATATAGGTATTTAGACGATTTGATGTTGCGGTGTAGAGAAGCAGGATATGTACCGGCATCCGAGTCGGTGATGCATGAGGTGGAAGAAGAGGAGAGGGAGTATGCTCTCAGGTACCATAGTGAGAAGCTTGCGATAGCATTTGGATTGTTGAAGACCAGTCTTGGCATGGTCATCACGGTTGTTAAAAACCTTAGAATGTGTGAGGACTGTCATTCAGCAATTAAGTATATATCAGTTGTCTGTAACAGAGAAATTGTTGTCCGGGATAAGCTTCGCTTCCACCACTTTAATAATGGTTCGTGTTCTTGTCTTGATTACTGGTGA